The Brassica oleracea var. oleracea cultivar TO1000 chromosome C6, BOL, whole genome shotgun sequence genomic interval AGACACCAGAAGAATTAGCCTTATCTCCAAAGACTCTAATTACTCAGTTCCGTTCGTTCACCATTTGTTTTGACAATATACAGAAGTAAGATCATCTCTCTGGCTCGATTTTCATCTGAACCGTAGATTCAGAACCTGACACATACAACCAAATAACAATGTAATTAGATATCACACAACAAAACTTCACACTGTTTATATTCTGCAATGTAAATTTCTGTTTATATTTTTGCTTACAGTTGATGCTCTGTTGCGGACAATCACTGAAACCCATATGAACAATACTCTGCAGATCGTTTTCCCAGAAAGCTGGCGCCTAAGAAAACACACAAAAGTAAGCTTTTCAGAGGAAGCAATACAGTGAGACTGTATACAATATAAGCGGACATTAAAGTACCTCAGCTTGAACAAATCCTTCACTAAGAATGTTCTTGCCAACAGCTAAATACTCTGAAGGAAATCTTGACTCTGAACAAGATAATGATTCTCCCAGCTGCAACATCTAAGACATACATAATCTACTCGTCAGATACAATTACAGAACATTCTCCCAGTCTTTGTTATGAATGAATCAACATAAAGCAGAAGAATACCTCTGCAGATAACATAGCATTAGCAGCATTGAACTCCGTTCTTGGATTTATAGTTGCTAACTTCATAGACAAGAACTGGAGAAGTAAACAAGAGATTCAGATTCAGTTATAATAAACACACAGCTCCATGTTTAAGAAACATATAAAGCGACAGTATACCTGGACTTGTCTTTGCAATGACTGCACATAATTGATAATCTCATCAAGCATGACGGCTTTTCCAGTAATCCGGTTGCAACCAGGGACCAAATCTTGAAGCAACTTCATTCTCGCACTAATCTTTTCTCTTCTCGCCTAATTCCAAACTTCAATGTCACAAATCCAGCAATATTTATATGTTTTCGAGTCATATTTGAGTTTTTTTTTCCATGTTTCAGTACCCTTTCAGCGATACTGTGGCTATCAGTTGCCTGACCTCTTCTTGCTCTTACATGTATATAGTCCTTGTATGGCTCAGAAGGTTTCTCCTCGTCCTTGTTGTTTTCGCTCTTTTCAGTCTCATTCTGCTTCCCAGCCACAGCTGCATTGTTCTCTTCCTGCATCTGAACATAACTCAGAAACATTAGAATTCAAGAACACGAATACACATTAATTCCCAAGACTAAAACCTTGGAGTTGGAAGCTGTTAGAGACGAGGAAGCTGGAGACTCCTTGCCATTTCCAGTGCGAATCGATTTCCTCTTCCTGGAGCTGGGTCTGGTCTTACCTGTTCCAGAAACCGAACCTGGAACCAGTAACGAGCTCTTGTTGCTCTCCTGAACCTGACTGTGTCCGAAGTGACCGGGATACGCAGGGAAATTGTCGGAGATTGAGTGGAGTGATATCTCTTGCGTGTCGCAAAACCTTCCAACAAAGTCACTGATCATCATCGCGTCGTTTCCTTCTCCAAAGGGTAATAAGCAGTTTAGGGTTTCCTCTGTTTCCTTATCCATAACCAATCAATCTAAAGACAACAATTGCAGACGATAATGAGAAAACTTTCTACAGAATCGACAAGTAAAAATCCGGAAAGAAACTTACTTTGTAGACGAAGAAATCCGAGAGAGAGGGAGAGAAAAAGGTGTTACCTTCGTCGAGTTATGGAGAGGCTTGAAGATGAGCAATCACGGAGCAATCAAAGAGGAGACCGTGACGTTTAGCGATGAATGAGGGTTTCAGAAACTGACAAAACAACAGTTTGATGCTCACAGATCCCTGTGTAATGATTAGAGAGAGACATCAATTAAAAAAACTATTAACTACCAGTAGTTGATTACAGTAATTAAGAAGTTAAGTAAGACATTGGGGTTTGGTTTGTTGTCTCCACTCTCTAAAGTCAGTAACTGAGAGTTGACTGCGGAACGTTTTTAAGCTATGAATGATAACAACGGATTAAGCACGCGTGCAGAATAAACAGATTGAATACTGCAGGACGGTTTAACTGCGGTTTGTATAATAGAAACACACACTGCGAAACAACTGCGGTTCGTCTAAGCGGTACGGTTCAAAATAAAATATGAATTGTGTCACTTATAACGAATAGTGTAACTGCGGGATATATTATATATTTTATATTTATACACTAAATATCACTGATACTAATATAATTTTAAAAATATATATATTAATTATTTTAAAAATATTTTATATAGCTGAAATATTAATAACAGTTTTGGGTATTTCGACATATAAATAATATCTTTAAATTAGTTGATATATATAATATATTTATATTTTATAAGCTAAAAATAAATGATACTATATATTTTTCTACACCACAAATAATATTGCTTTAGTAAATAAAGGGTTAAAATAATATATTTATTTTCTCTTTGATGTAGTTTTAAAAATTGACTTAAAACATAATTGTTAATTTTAAAAGTTTTAGAAAAAAAAATAAAGTTAAAGCATGTATCTACAACTCAACCTGTCACTTCGAATATAACTAAATATGTTTCAGTTATATGCAGTGTTTTTAAAACCAGACCAGAAGCTAAATCGGATCATATTTAGATCACGGTTTAATATGGTTTGACCAGGTAAAACCTGGTTCAATAATCTTATTTAATATATTCTTAGTGTATAAATTTAAAAATTAAGTTAATAAATATGATACATAATTAAAATATAAATGAATTTAAAACATAAGACACTGTACATATAAACTAATTTTATGTTAATATAGATGGTTTATAGATTTTTGATAGTTTTAATGGTTTTTTCAGTTTAATAACTGATTCATGGTCGAACAAATTATTACCTAACTCGGCTATGTAACCGGTTCATGATGGAAAAAAATACTACCTAATTCGGCTATGTAACCGGTGGTTCATGGTCAAATCCAGTTTAAACTATCGGATCGGTTCGGTTTTAAAAACATTAGTTATATGCTTTAATTTATTTTAATATTTTTGAAAAAGTAATTTGAAATATTGTGTAAACTGATTAAATACATTTATATTAATTTTAGAAATATTTGATCACAATAATTATTTAAGGAAGCTATAGTAAGGCTATATATAATTAATTAGCAAAAAAGAAAAAGAAAAAAGATTGACCGCACTTAACCACACCAAAAATAAGAAGTGAATAAAATGCAAAGCGGTTTGTAATTTTGTACTGACACGATTCTCAATGGCGGTACAAATCATTCGAGAAACGCACTTTACTTTTCATTTTAATTTTTGCTGAATGGTGACTAAAACCCACTTAACCCAACAACCACACCTTTCCTGCAGTATACATTCACAGTCTTAGATCTTGAATGTGATACATGTGTTCTAGTATTGAAACTAGATGATATCCTATGCTCATGCACATGGTGAGTTTTTTATACTAATGTTTTTCATTAAATAGTTTTAACATTTTGCAACACTACCAATTTTATCGATTGTAAAATAACGAATACAAATGTTGGTCTCTTAAATTTATCATCGTTGTTGAAAATTTAATGTATTACATCTCATTTTAATTATCTTTAAGACTTCATATGCACAAAAAAAATTAAGTTTTGCGGCTGATACAAATCACAAAACCAGATAGACAACATCGATTGTAAACTCCATAAGTGATTTCATTTTTTACCTCTATAAAATTGTTCTTTCGTTCTCGTTTATGTTTCACTGATATGAGTTTTTTTTTAACTTCTTCTGTGAATTCGGTGAATTACATAAGTGTCAATTAAAAAAGATAGACATCTATAAAAATTAGTTTGACTCCATATACATATCTAAGAATCAAATTTTCTGAAAAAAATCACCAGCAAACACTATTCACAAGTTAGTGTTCAATTCTAATATATCAAGTTATTATAGAATATATAAGTGCAGACTCGAAATATAAATGTATGTCTAGTATATATTTATACGTTTGGTCTAAAAATCATCTAATTCTAGAACAAAAAAAATTACTTATTTTATTAACCTACGATTTTGAGGTTTAGTTACTTAAGAGCATACCGATAAAAAATACATATAATATTTTACCATTCTAGTATATGTAAACTATGTATAAAGTAAGAACTGTTTGATGTATTAACTGATAAACCAGAAAGCTTATAATAAATAGTTAAAATCTCTCATTCTTACAATTATAATATCTAGATAGGGTATTAGGGAGAAACAAATATTAGGCGAATGATCAAATATCTCATTCTTTCAACAAAGATTGGAATCTTGTCAATTGTCATGATCTTTAATTAAAAGCTTTTAGGAATAAAAAATCAAGACTAAAATATTTAATATGAATGAAATAATATATATATATAGTGTTTACAATGTTAAAAATCACTTCAATTTCAAAAGGTGTATTTCTCAGATTGTCAGGATCAAATAACATATTAGAAACCACCTATTTAAAAAATAATTTGTATACATAAAAGTATATACATTAGAGTAAGCACACAAATTAAAACCAATACTTTTGTTTTTTACAATCATGTTTTTTGGTAAATAAATCAGAGCAATCATTTTATTTACTTTATATGGTAAATAATTAAACTTTAGTAATATTGACATAGATATATATAATATATTTAAATATAAATATTTATTAGTGACACTTCTTACTCATTTGATTTTATTAACATTTGTATATTTGCTGTAACAAAAATTTAAACCGTTAATCACGAAACTTTTAAAGTGAGATTTATCAATACAAATTTCAAAATTAAAATATTAAGATTTCAATACTTTTTCAATGCAAATTTTGAAATTAACATATTTTTATATAGTATATAATTTAATATTAATGAGACTTCATATTCATACGATTTATGATCATTTTTATTTCGCTTGAACAAAAAAAAGTTAAACCATTGATCACAAAAAATTTCAATGTTAAAGTTTAAATGGTTTCTCCGCTACCATCTGCAAAAACTATATGGTACATTTTGTATTTAGTTACCGGTATGTAAAGGTCTAACTGTTTTTTCTGATACCATCCGCAAAAATTATATTATAGATTTTGTATCTACTTACTGATGTGTTAAGGTCTGATTTGTTTTTCCACTACCACAACAGACACAAATTTTACGTTGGTAACGATTATTGACAGTTTACAATAATCACAAAATGACATATTTAAAACCGTTCTAAATCTCTTAAAATAAAATTTTGGTTATCACTAGCGTTTACAGTTGTGGGTAGTTGCGAGTTGATAAAGAAATATGAAAATATTTTCTTAAAATATTCTAAAATTTTAATTTTAATTTATATATTATAACTAAAAATATATTAACACATTTTGTATTTTAATTTATTCAATAACAATATCATTATATATTATAAAATTTTAAACCAAAAATATTCACTATAGTTATTAAACCTTAATATATATACATATATAAACAAAT includes:
- the LOC106296892 gene encoding transcription factor bHLH77-like isoform X1 — translated: MDKETEETLNCLLPFGEGNDAMMISDFVGRFCDTQEISLHSISDNFPAYPGHFGHSQVQESNKSSLLVPGSVSGTGKTRPSSRKRKSIRTGNGKESPASSSLTASNSKMQEENNAAVAGKQNETEKSENNKDEEKPSEPYKDYIHVRARRGQATDSHSIAERARREKISARMKLLQDLVPGCNRITGKAVMLDEIINYVQSLQRQVQFLSMKLATINPRTEFNAANAMLSAEMLQLGESLSCSESRFPSEYLAVGKNILSEGFVQAEAPAFWENDLQSIVHMGFSDCPQQSINCSESTVQMKIEPER
- the LOC106296892 gene encoding transcription factor bHLH77-like isoform X2 → MDKETEETLNCLLPFGEGNDAMMISDFVGRFCDTQEISLHSISDNFPAYPGHFGHSQVQESNKSSLLVPGSVSGTGKTRPSSRKRKSIRTGNGKESPASSSLTASNSKMQEENNAAVAGKQNETEKSENNKDEEKPSEPYKDYIHARREKISARMKLLQDLVPGCNRITGKAVMLDEIINYVQSLQRQVQFLSMKLATINPRTEFNAANAMLSAEMLQLGESLSCSESRFPSEYLAVGKNILSEGFVQAEAPAFWENDLQSIVHMGFSDCPQQSINCSESTVQMKIEPER